A stretch of DNA from Acidobacteriota bacterium:
CAGCGTCCATCGTCGTCTTGCTGTAATAGACGGTCCACTTCGCGTTCGGGTCTTTCTCCTCGAACTCGAGCGTCTCAAGTTGCGAGATACTGTTCGGAGCATCGCCGATGACGCGATTTTCGGCCAGCGGCTCGCCGTTGATGTAAACACGATTATTGCGAAATTCGACCGTCTCGCCCGGCAGCCCGATGACGCGTTTTACGTAGTTGATCTGATAGGCCTTGAGCGGCGGATTTGAGCCGCGAAAGCGGTCGCGTTCGGGCTTAGCCCGGTTGCCGGGATATTTGAAAACGATGATGTCGCCGCGTTCAATATTTCGCATCGGGAGAAACGGCAGCGGATCACCCGCGGGGTTGAAAATGAACTTGTTGACGAGCAGATAATCGCCGACGAGGATGGTGTTCTGCATCGACCCGGTCGGGACGGTCACCGCCTGCAGGATGAAGGTCATCCCAAAGAGCGCCATTACGAGCGTTACCGTCAGCGACTCAAAATACTCGCGAAAGAGCGACTTCGGCGGGCCGGTTGGCTTTTTCGCCTGCTCTTTCTGTTTTTCATCAACCTCGGCCGTTGCAACCTCAGGCTTGTCAATGCTCATAGCTTACTGTCTCTCATCAAGATCTTTTGTTTCGGCGAGTGCCAATTCAGCCGCCGCGATCTCGGCTGCCTTTTTGCTCCGGCCCTCGCCTTCGGCCGAGCCGCCTTTCCAGCTAACGCGAACGTGAAACGTCCGGTCGTGCGGCGGGCCCTCCTCTTTTGTCGTTCGGTATTCCGGCAGCGGAAACCCGGCACCCTGCAGCCGCTCTTGAAGCAGCGATTTGAAATCTAACGAGTCCGCAGGGCTTGCTGCTGCAACACGCTCACCGAAGAGCTTTAGTGTCACATCCCGTGCGGCCGGATACCCGCCATCGAGAAATACGGCTCCGACGACTGCCTCGAACGCGTCCGAGATCAACGTCGATTTATCGCGCCCGCCCGACTTTTCCTCAGCCGTCCCGAGCAATAAGGCCTCCCCAAGCCCGAGCTCGCGTGCGATCGCTTCAAATGCTTTCGCGCTTACAAGCTGGTGCTTCATCTGCGTCAACTCTCCCTCGTGCGAGTGCGGATGCCGCCTGAAAAGCTCCTCGGCTACCACCAGGCCGAGCACTGCATCGCCGAGAAACTCGAGCGTCTCATAATCGTCGGTCGTGCGTCGCGGTTCGCTGCGGGCCTCGCGGCCGGCTTCACGTTCGGTTGCGACCGAACTATGCGTAAGTGCACGCCGTAGCAGTGCGGGATCCGCAAATTTATGTCCGATCCTGTCTTCCAGTTCCGCAATGCTAATCGAGGCCACGAGATAGTTTAAGCGGTCGCCCAGCAAATACAAAACCGGACGCCCTTTCATTTGAAAGAACGTCCGGCCGATCGTTAGATAGTGTCCAAAGCTTTTTCAAGCCTTTCCGGCAAGTTAGTTACCCGAAGCGGTATCGGTCGAGGTATCAGCGGCGGTCGGCGATTCGATGACGACCGGCGTGACCTCTGAGGTCGGGTTCGGCATCGGCTTCTGGATCGTCGATGCGATGAACTCGTCCACTCCCGTTTCCTTCTCAAAGCGAACGTTGTAGAGCGTCTTTACGTTGTTGTAAAGCCCGTCGCGGTAAGCCTTGGAAGCGGCATCGGCCTTCGTGTTCTTATAAGCACGGGCATAGGCATCAACTCCGCGTTCGGCGGTAGCCTTAAGAAGGCCTTCCTTTGCCGCGATCTCGGTGTCCTTGGCGATCTTCTCCTCGTCGGTCGTCAGGGCATTGCGGGCAACGATCATTTCCTTGACCTGATCCGCAAGCTTGGTCACCTCTTCAAAGTAGTAGTCGCCGATGGCACCGTAAACGGCCGGATTCGATTTACCAACCGGCATCTGGGTCAGTTCAAAGTAATCAACCAAACCGGCTTTCTTGTCGCCCTGGCCGTAGAACTTGACGTAGGCTTTTGCATAGGTGAGGTCGGCAATGACCTGCTCCTTGGTGCCTTCAAATTCGAACACACCGAATGCGTCCTGACCGGCCTTGTTCTTCTTTGTCGCTGCGGTTCCGCTGCGAAGCATCGAGAGTGCCTTGTCAGCCATCATCAGCGAATCTGAATTGAACGCGTTGTTCTTCTTCGGCGGAGCTGCTTCGAAAAGAGCTGCCTGCCCGAGCGGGATGATCACATTGAGGATACGCGGGTCGCTCGGAGCGATCGCCTGAATTTCCTTTGCAGCGGCAAAGGCCTCGACCCAATTCTTATTCTGTCCGCCTACGGCTGCATCATATTTACGGAAAAGCGGGCTCAGCTTCTGGTCGAGCTCATATTGAGCAACGTCCTTTTCCCACTGCGGCATCAACGGTTTTAGCCAATCGACAAAAGCTTTGGCCGACTCGCAATTGCCATACTTCTCGAGGTACTGCTTACCGGAATCGACCGAAACCTTGAGCGTTTCAAGCTTGCCGTAATTCTCGATAACCTTGTTATAGAGAGCATTCATCCCGTCGAAATCTTCACACGGGTCCTGAGCCGAAACGGCCGAGCTTCCGGCGGCCATAAATACCGCCAAAAGTGCCGAAATACCTACATATCTAATGATCGTTTTCATTTGTCTAACTTCCTCCAAGACCTGCTTGTTACTAACTCTGCTAAAACCGGAAAACATCGAATCGGTTTCGCGTGAAATCTGATGTATCGTTCGGAAAAATAGTTGCTAAAAAATCAGGGCCCTCTTATCTGCTCACCGGGAATAGATTCCCCGCCTACTTTGAAAAAGTAGTGACCAATAATAATCATTTATTGCGGGAAATGATGTCAAGCGAAAGCGCGAAAAACTCTCTCCGGCCGATCAACACGTTCCTTAATTACGGACGATGCGCGGACGCGGCTTTTCCTTGGCGGCGGTTCTCGGCTTTGCCTTGGGGTCGGGCTTTTTAGCTGTTGGCTTGGCCTTTGCCGGAGTTTTTGCACTTGCTTTCTTTGCAGGGGCGGCCGCTGGCTTTTTGGCGGCGGGTTTAGCGTTGCTCTTTGCCGGGGCCTTTGTATTGGCCGCTGGCTTTTTGGTAGCAGGGACCTTCTTAGTTGCGACAGGCTTTTTCGCCGAATTGGCCGCCGGTTTCTTTGCGGGTGAACTTTTCGCCGTGGTGACGGGCTTTCTTGGTGCCGGCTTTGCCGTTGCCGGGGTCGTTTTTGCTGCGGCTGTCGGCCGCGAAGCCGGTTTGCGTGCCGGTGCGTTGACCGGCCGGGAATCGGTCTTTTTCACCGCCGGGGCTGCGGGCTTTGCCGCGGGGCGTGCCGGAGCTGAGGCGGCGTTACTGCGGTCGTATTCGATAACCACCGGCTTAAATACCGGTGCCGATTGCGTTGTTCGCGTGACCCGCGGAGTTTCCGTCGGACGCTGCTGCGAAGCTCCGGCAACGTTCGTCCGCTGCGGAGCGGCCTCGACGGCCTCATCAGCTAATTCTTCGTCCTCGTCGCCGTCCTTTTCTTCATCACCGGCCCGAGCCGCTATCATCGCCTCGCGAGCCTGCGCCGGACGATTGCGGAAATTTTGCAGGGCCAGAAGCCGCTGCGGATCGCGCCGAATGCGGTTGCCGAGAGCGTTATATATCTGACTTGCGATCGCTGCCGAAATGCGTCCGCGGGCGGCCTGTCCGCGGGTGATGACGACAACGGCGTAATCCGGATCTTCGATCGGTGCGACCGATGCGAAAAGTCCGACCCACGAGCCCTGCCCAATGCAGGAACCGGTTTTGCCGGCGACGCCGAGCGTCTGGTCCAATCCGCGGCGGGCCGTGCCGTATTCGGCGGCTCCGATCATTCCCGGGATCACGCCCAAGAGCGTTTGGTTGGGAACACTTGCGGTGCCCTTGAGCCTTGCCTGCTGGCTTGTTCGCTGAGTGCGTTCGCGGGTGATCTGCGGCGTTACCCGCTTGCCGCCGTTGGCGATCGTTGTCACCATTACGGCGAGCTGAAGAGGCGTCACCTCAAAATCATCAGCGTGCGAATAGATCCGCGGATTGTTGTTGCCGTAGGGCAGCTTGCCTGCGTATTCGCCTTCGGCATTGATGCCGGTCGGCTGGCCGAGCCCAAGCTGTTTTGCGTAATAAATAAGCTTATCGCTGCCGAGCCCGCTGCCGACGCGTTGAAAATATGGATTGTTTGAATAGGCAAGAGCATCGTCAAGGTCCATTCTCCCGGAGTCTCCGCTTATGGCCCCATCCGGCGTGATCCTGTTCTCATTGATCCCAGCGACGCCGGTCACAAGCTTGACGGTCGAGCACGGCTTATAGCCTTTCTTGATGGCCCAATCCTGATTGACCATCGTTACGACGCGGCCGGTCTTTGCCTCCATCACGACGATCGTTCCGGCACGATCGCCGAGAGCGTTGACGGCGGCCTGTCTGATGCCGAGGTCTTCGCCTTGGGTGTTGTCGCGGGCGATGTTAGCTGCGGTCTCGGTCTGTAGCCCGCGTTCAAAGGCAAGGGCTCGTTCGCGGGCACGCCTCGCGGCCTCTGCCCGTCGACGCTGCTCGGCAAGGGCGGCCTGACGGCGGGCTTCCTCGGCCTTTTTGCGGGAAGCCTCTTTGCGCCGCTCGGCAGCGGTCATTTTCTTCGCGGGTTTGGCTGCGGTTCGCTTATTTTGGGCTGTTCGAGTTGAGGTAGCTTTTTTCGGGGCAGCCTTTTTGGTCGCTGTTGCCTTCTTAGGGACGGGCTTTGCCGCGGTCCGTTTCTTTGTTTGGCCCGCCGAGATACCGGCAAACACAAAAACGGCCATCAAAACGATAATTCCGGAACGGCGGCAGAAAGCGATCGAAAAAAGGTTCATCCGTTACCTCAACGCTGATTATGATCTTTTCTAAGTTTGGAAGCCGAGTCCCGCAAGGAAGAGCAATTGTTGTGAAGCGGAACTTTGCGAATCGACTGATTTTCAAGATAACATTCAATCCACGCTGTTGCAAGAGGTTTTTAAGCACTTGTTTATCTCGGTGACCTAAATGGGGTTTTTTGGTACATTTCGCGGCCGTTTGCTGCTCATTCTGGCCCTAATGCTGATAGCCACGCTTGGAGTTCAGTATTACATCAACTTGTTGATGCAGCAGGAGAACACCGAGCTCCGCGACCAGCAAAGCCAGGCGATAACATCGGGCTTTCAGCTCGGCGTCTCGAGCCTGACCCGTCAGGACCGCATCCGCGACCTCGTCGACCAACCCGACCAGGCATACCTTGATAACGACTCGCGGCAGCGGATACTCGATATCCTCGTTATCACCAACCAATGGCAGGTCCTCGACAGCCTGACCGACACATATCTGCCCGAGAGTGGCGAGGGCGATGAGGTCATCTACAAACGGCTCGGCGACTTGACGGACCTTCCGCCGCTGATGAACGGCGAACGGCTGGGTGCTGACCTCGAGCGGTTTCCGAACCGCCGGACGGCCGAAAACAAGCTCCGCAACGACGAAGCGCACGCTCTCCCGGTCGAGACCAGCCAGGGCCGCTGGTACATAATGGTCCTGCTCCGCAATGACCGCAATGAAGCCGCAGCCCGTGCCGCACAGCCGCTAATAGTAATGCTCGGCGTGCTGTCGATCTCGACGCTTATCACGTTCCTGCTCGTCTGGCGGTTCACGCGGCCGATCGCGAACCTTTCCGGCGCCGCAAGGCGCGTTGCCGATGGCGACCTAACCGTCCGCGTTCCGGACGATTATCGCGGCGACGAAATGGGCCGGCTTGCGATGCGTTTCAATGAGATGACCTCGGAGCTCGAGAAATCGAAAGTGCTTGAGGAGCAACTCCAGCAGGCGGAGAAGAGCGCCGTTATCGGGCGGCTCGGCTCGGCGATC
This window harbors:
- the rnc gene encoding ribonuclease III encodes the protein MKGRPVLYLLGDRLNYLVASISIAELEDRIGHKFADPALLRRALTHSSVATEREAGREARSEPRRTTDDYETLEFLGDAVLGLVVAEELFRRHPHSHEGELTQMKHQLVSAKAFEAIARELGLGEALLLGTAEEKSGGRDKSTLISDAFEAVVGAVFLDGGYPAARDVTLKLFGERVAAASPADSLDFKSLLQERLQGAGFPLPEYRTTKEEGPPHDRTFHVRVSWKGGSAEGEGRSKKAAEIAAAELALAETKDLDERQ
- the lepB gene encoding signal peptidase I codes for the protein MSIDKPEVATAEVDEKQKEQAKKPTGPPKSLFREYFESLTVTLVMALFGMTFILQAVTVPTGSMQNTILVGDYLLVNKFIFNPAGDPLPFLPMRNIERGDIIVFKYPGNRAKPERDRFRGSNPPLKAYQINYVKRVIGLPGETVEFRNNRVYINGEPLAENRVIGDAPNSISQLETLEFEEKDPNAKWTVYYSKTTMDAVRAGRRLPTSGYEFAVEGKTMVVPPDNFFVLGDARDDSEDSRVWGFVPRELVIGRAMFVYWSCDRGASNGSMVGCLTHPRLDRIGKFVK
- a CDS encoding HAMP domain-containing protein translates to MGFFGTFRGRLLLILALMLIATLGVQYYINLLMQQENTELRDQQSQAITSGFQLGVSSLTRQDRIRDLVDQPDQAYLDNDSRQRILDILVITNQWQVLDSLTDTYLPESGEGDEVIYKRLGDLTDLPPLMNGERLGADLERFPNRRTAENKLRNDEAHALPVETSQGRWYIMVLLRNDRNEAAARAAQPLIVMLGVLSISTLITFLLVWRFTRPIANLSGAARRVADGDLTVRVPDDYRGDEMGRLAMRFNEMTSELEKSKVLEEQLQQAEKSAVIGRLGSAIAHEIRNPLNYINLTLDHLRSKFAPEEEDRQRTFKKLITQVKDEVARINQQITDFLSYSRPAVADLKPVDAKAIIEDSLRIVEGTAEENGIKVAVIEHENVPQIAADAEMLRSVFNNLFINAVQAMGANGGNLTVRIEPDAEPGFVRIEVADTGNGIPAENLSKIFEPYFSTKETGTGLGLAIAHKAIEAHNGRIDVDSKEGEGTTFVVLLPSNGN